A stretch of DNA from Actinomycetes bacterium:
CCTTGGCCTGCAGCTCCTTGGCCGCGGTCTCCACGTCGTCGACGTCGAACTCGACGCTGGCTTGGGGCACCGGGACGTCGTCGGGCCAGGCGTCGGTCCCGAAGCAGGCCTGGGCGGCCTGATGCAGCGGCCAGACTCCGAAGTGCCGGACGCCGTCGACCTTCTCGCTGTGGGCGTAGTCGTCGTCATCCTGACGCTCCAGCGGCAGGCCGAGGGCGTCCACGTACAGCCGCCGGCTGTCCTCGGGATCCCTGGCGATCGGGGCGACGCTCGCCACGAACAGGACTTTCATCTCGCTCCTTTCGGGCCGATGGGTGGTCGCAGCATGCTGCTACACCACGGTCGCCGGTGGCTTGAACGAATCGGACATGCCTGGCTGGGACATGCCTTGTTGGGCCAGCAGCCGGGCGGGTGGCAGGCCGGCCAGGCGGACGGTCTCGCGCGACAGGTGGGCCTGGTCGGCGTAGCCGGCCGCAGCGGCCAGCTCGGCCAGGCCGCGGCCGTGGTTGCCCTCGGCCAGACGCAGCAGCCGGCGGAAACGCAGCACGCGCGCGAGCGTCTTGGGGCCGTAGCCGACCGCGTCGCGGCAGCGGCGCAGGAGCTGGCGCTCGCTCAGGCCGAGGTCGGCGGCCAGGCGGGCGACCGGGACCGGGACCGGGCCGGCGAGCCGGTCGGCGACCGCCTCGACCAGCCGATCTGGCGGGCCCGCCCTGTCGAGCCGGGCAGCGACCGCCGCCTCGAGCGCGGCCAGTGCCCGGGCCGGGTCGGTGGCCTCGCCCACCCGCTCGGCCAGCCGCCGCCCGGCCGGCCCCCAGACCGCCTCGAGCGGTGGGCCCTGGTTGAGCAGCTCGCTCGCGGGCAGTCCGAGGACCCGGCCGGCGGCGCCCGGCCGGAAGCGCACCCCCAGGGTGGTGGAGCCGGGCGGCAGGGCGACCAGCTCGGGCCCGGTGGCCGTGCCAGCCACGACCAGCCGCTCCCCTGCCAGCCAGACGATGTCCGCGCAGCCGTCGGGCAGGACCCTGTGGTGGCGGCCGGCGGGGCCGGCGGTCTGCGTCCAGACGCAGGCGAGCACGCCGGCCAGCGCCGGTGGCGGCGCCAGCTCTCGGTAGTCGTGTGCGCCCGCCTCGGGCGGCACCGTCATGGTCGGCGACCGGCGCCGCCACGCGGTTGCCGTCCGCTGGTGACCATCCGTGATCCCTGGTCCCTTCTGCCGGTGCGGTCGCGTCCCGGTGGCAGCGTAGCGCTCCGGCGGCACCGGCCCCCAGCGGTCGCCGGCCGCCTTGCTCGGCCTGCCCGCGAGCCCGATGACCGCCGCCGCGTCCTCGCCGTCCTCGCGTCCCTGCGCGCGTCGTGGAGGCGGGGTCTCGGTGGTCAGGGGCGTCCAGTAGTTCCGCTGCTCGCTGCCCCCGTCGTCTTGGTTGCGGCCGTCGTCCCGGTGGCGCCGCTGGCAGGCGTCCCAGTGGTCTGGGTCGGACTGGTGGTCTCGGTCGTGCCCGTGGTGCTCTCCGTCGCTCCCGTGGTGCTGGTGGTGGTATGGGTCGTGCCGGTGGAGCCGGTTGTGCTGGTGGTGGTCTGGGTCGTGCCGGTGGTGGTGGTCTGGGTCGTACTGTCGATGGTGGGCACCGGGAGGTCGGTGGTCGGTGAACCCAGGGAAGTCGTGGTGCCGATGGGTGACGGCGTGGTCGGAGCACCGGGCGCCCCCGTGGAGAGACGGGTGTTGCTGTCGCCGGATCCTGCGGTGCCGACCGGCCGGCGGATGCCTGCGCCCGTGAGGGGGTCGACGAGCACCACTGCCCGCATTGGCGGGCCAGGAGCGACCGCCGCGACCGCGCTGGGAACGAACCCCGCCCAGCGACTGCCGGTGTAGGCCGGGGCGGTCTGTACCGCCTGCGGCTCGAGCAGCGGGTTGCCGCAGGCGCAGCGGGTCCTCGGCGCGCCGGAGGTGTCAACCAGCACGGCGGTGCCCGCTTGCAGCACTGACTGGCGCGGGATGGCGCGCCCGTCGCGGAAGCCATGGTTCGTCACGCGGGTGTCGAAGCGCAGCAGGACCGGGGTGAGTGTCGCCACGAACCGTGGGA
This window harbors:
- a CDS encoding VOC family protein, whose amino-acid sequence is MKVLFVASVAPIARDPEDSRRLYVDALGLPLERQDDDDYAHSEKVDGVRHFGVWPLHQAAQACFGTDAWPDDVPVPQASVEFDVDDVETAAKELQAKGHRLLHGPRTEPWGQTVARLLSPEGLIVGVGHTPWMR
- a CDS encoding DUF6597 domain-containing transcriptional factor, giving the protein MTVPPEAGAHDYRELAPPPALAGVLACVWTQTAGPAGRHHRVLPDGCADIVWLAGERLVVAGTATGPELVALPPGSTTLGVRFRPGAAGRVLGLPASELLNQGPPLEAVWGPAGRRLAERVGEATDPARALAALEAAVAARLDRAGPPDRLVEAVADRLAGPVPVPVARLAADLGLSERQLLRRCRDAVGYGPKTLARVLRFRRLLRLAEGNHGRGLAELAAAAGYADQAHLSRETVRLAGLPPARLLAQQGMSQPGMSDSFKPPATVV